The window tactaataatgccaaacatcaatcaattcttaaaaataatcaattttcataaaaaattcataacttgagctagggacttccgaattcgatttcgggcatacgcccgggtcccataattcgatacggacctaccgaaaccgtcaaaatacagatccggacccgtttaccaaaaatgttcatcgaagtcaactaaaatcaaattttaaggcaaaaattcttattttcattagttttcaacataaaagctttccggaaacctgcccggactgctcacgcaaatcgaggaggataaaaatgagatttttaaggcttaagagcgcagattcgagttctaaaacataagatgaccttttgggtcatcacaacccTCTTGGCAAAAAATTATGGCCTTTCcttttaagcaagtaggtgatgtCCCTAATTGTCACATACTTGCTTAATAGGTGATATATGTTGTTTCTTATTCTATTTTTAAACACGCGTCTCTCCCTCATTTAAAATTAAGACATGTGTCAAGTAGCTCAAGCAAGTAGGACGAGTAAGCAAGTAGATCATTTATTTGTCCAATATCCCTTTTTTTCAAGTTTCATTCAccttaaattttatttaacacATATCTATAACTGGATCTTTAGGCTTCATTACGACTTATTTCTCTCACGTTCAAGCGCATTTGTCGACCTCAATTTAGTCATACACATGTTGAAAGGTACGAGGTATTGCATCATCCCCCCGGATCACTTGTACTTGAATGAGAGTTGTAGCTTAAAACAATAGTCTTAATACTGAGAATATCCAAAAAATTTGGCAGATGTGAACATGACTAGCCACCTGCCAATTAGCCAGAAAATACAACAACATGCCTTACATGGTGACCCAATGCATTTCACTACATTGAATTAGATAACCATAATATTGGGCCACACAGGGCCATCCaataccaatatatatatattacaaaaTGGCAACTCATCTCATCCACTTGCAGTACGAACCCTGGCAGTACTGTGACATCCTAATTCTGGTCGCTACCTGATCATAGAATAAAAGATATGTCTACTAGCATATAACACAATCAAAGAATATATGACAAATTTTAGTCTTCAAGAACCTTCAATTTGAAACAATTAAGGATATTTAGAGGGAAAACTCTTCATAGAACCCTCATAAGAAATCATACAACCTCAAGCCTTCTGagaggagataacccacttgttAGCCTCAATTCAACATTttctataaccttaccatgtttaCAACAACTATGTAATCAATTGATCTTCCCGAGTCTACACTTGTCCACAAGCCGTAAGAATTCATTTCATTCCTCCAAGGAACGACTGAAAGGGCCATCAACACATCCAGAACTCAAGGCTATATTATGCACCAATATGATAGTCAAACATCCATATCCGCTTCGCATCTCAAGAAAATACTTCTCATCACATCCATACTCTCAAAGAGTAGCCCTTAGACACATAATACTCATTACATAACTATATTGCCTCTCATTCTGCCATCATTTACACCTCTAAAAACACTATTGGACATAAGAGTCCAAAATCACATACTCACCTAACTGAATCTGCCTAGCCAAAACTATGGTCTAAACCTGGCCACAAGTCTTTTAGACTGGCCTGCTCTCATAACACATAAAATCATCTCGCACCCCTTCATGATATCACAAGCTATCggtgcacaactgatatcgagtacTCAACATCACATACGAAGCATAGAGAAAGAAAGTGAAGATTTAGGCTCAAAGCTGAAACAAAGTAGCACGATAAGGATgagaaagaaagagaagtttcctagatgccttgtagcctcttgaaTATAAGTATGACGTCATTATACCAATCTGCAAGTCTCTACTGGACAATTTATCATAACTCATAgagcctatgaacctagagctctgataccaacttgtcacaacctaaATCCCACCTAGTTGTGATTGCGCCTAACCAAACCCGCTAGGTACACAACTCGAACAAGAAATCATCAATAAACAATAAATAGGATTGGAGAAATCAAAAGAACTATCCCAATCACTGGTAGTGCAAGTCATGAGCGACTAAGATAAGAATAAGAATACAACTctgatataaataaaaattacatTATCTATTTGATATTTACATAAACAGAAATGTAAAACCTAAATACCATGAACAAGGTGGTAGCTTGCAACTGGAACGCTGGTATATCCTTAATGCTATACTTCATTATCTACACTAGCTCAGTtccaaaatttgcacgcaaggtgcataagtgtagtatgagtacaactgaacATGTACTCATTAATTATCAAGATTAACTTCAACGAAGTATTGGAGAGGTTAAGTCAAAAAGACACTCACTTTACATAACATGTGCAACTCAATAACATATATATTAACAGTGGAATATCCAAGGAAACAACCGTAGATCAATAGATCTCAATAATAAGGTACACAATTTAAGAAGAAGGTAACAAGAATGCTTTTCAAATAACCTGATCAAAAGCATGTCCAAGGCACCTATCCGCATATCAACCACATATGCGCTAAGCAAATTAACTCAAGTTTTTATTTACATGATCATATGGATAATGTATGATAAAGATCCATATTCTTAATAACCTTCAATGGCATTTATACTAATGCTCTAACATGAGACTAAGTGTCGATGCATGATAAAGTCTCAACAAGTACATCAATCTCAACATTCTCCAAGTTTCCAACAATTCGCTAGCAAGTCCCATGCATATGAAAAATGTATGAATAAACATACGTCAACGGTATATATGAATATTTCTACACAATTCTAGGATGTCTATGCATTCCCAAGACTTAATCATTTCCACTGAATCAACAAAAATAcacacccacacacacacacactctttcACACACTACACTCGCAGAGCCCAATGTAATATGGGTAATCCCCTAACTCTGAAATGtcattgcagtgtgcaacccaatccaaatataATACCCTTGCAGCATGCAATCGGATCCAAACACaataccgttgcagcgtgcaacctaattcaataataatatctttgtagcatgcaacccgatccaaatataataCCGTTGAGTTatgaaacccgatccaaatataataTCGTTGTTGCATGCAACCCAATTCTAATAATATTGTTGTGTTATGCAACCTGATCTACATAATAATACGCACGAATAACTCGCGTGCCGTAACAACTTAATCCTCTCACAAGTCTCAATGTTCCCAAGCATCTCACAGTATCAAAATCATATAACCTCGCACGGTTTGTTCCATCGTGCCTTAACTTAGCACATATCACATAGTACTATATCCATATGCAGTGATGTATGCATGTGCATGTGAGAAAATATATGAATGGTGCACAAGGACATAAGGAGTAAATATGCGGATATATGCTCATGAGAGTAAGGTATGATTAAGTCTAAATCAATTAGCTCAATATAAAAAGAATGAATCATCATGTCCTAATAAAGATTCATAAGCCTAGATAAAATCCCTAGCATGAATAAGGATGCCCACATAGTCATACAACAGTCAAAAGATGTCATTGGTTAGAGCATGTGAATATCGTGTCAAAATAGACAGTTATGATCAACAAGGCACATCGAGCCTAAACATATCTTCTAGCATGATTAAGAGAGCTCATGTAGTCATACCATAAATTTAAGGCATATCACAAGAATAACATGTTCGAATGTGTGTTCATAATATAACGTGTAACTACGACCAAATCGAGTATATTAACAAATCTCAAGAATACCTCATCGGGCTCAAATAAAATGCCATAAGTTAGAACATGATCGATaaacaaataaaacataagtcAATAAGGATACACATCCAATCAAGGCATAACAAAATCTACAATCTATCCCAAACGTGGTATAACCTTAGTATCTGCATATGCGCTCGTCACCTCCCATATACGTCACTCCCAAAACATATAACACATAACATATAATTCTATTTTTagaaaaacattctctcaagtcGAGGTtaaacaagatacttacctttagtAAGCCAAATCAACTTTCCATCATCTTTTCTTCATAAATCACCTCCAACctgctcaaatctagccaaattatACTCAATAAGGTCAAATAAAGCTATAGAAGTCAATTCTCAatgataaagcttcaatctttaatcaagtcccaaaaagtcaacaaaagataACCGGGGCtcacatggtcaaaacccgagtccaagaCCAAATCCGAATgacccataaccccatgagtccaaatatatgattagatttcAAATCCGAGTTCAAATCAGTATTGAAAAtcccaaaatacactctcttaagttgtagataaaaatcccaaatttcttttGTTCAAATCCatgttttgatgttaaatctagtgATAAATTCATGTATAAACCATGAATTGAGGTTGgaatcacttatcccaagttTACAGGTGAAACCCTAGCCTCAAACCTGTCAAAATGAGCtccaaaagttggaaaataaaataaaaatcacgAAGTTCGGTCTTAAATAGCTCCCGGAAGTAACTATCAAAAAAAACCCCAGATGACTGCACATTGGTTTCGCAGATCGCACATCCGCTTTGGTGGCCGCATAATCCATCGCGGAACCAAATAGTCTAGAAATCTGCACTGACCCCCTTCTGGTAAATGGCTATCACTCCCTATACAAAATTTGAATAACAAAAGGTTTGAACCAtcagaaactagactcaaaaggCTACATTCTCATCAAAATATGATCCAAAAATTCTTTACAGATTGGGATAAATACTCTTTTGAAGTCAGGTTATCTACAAAAAAGCCTACTTCAACAACTCAATTCTTCTGAAACTTGCTCTAAATGCGCCGAAATTCACCTCAGCCCCTTGGAACTCCATCCAATCATTTCTACAAGTCTAAATACCCTACATAGACTTGTCCAAAGGAAAAAACAAAACCCACGAAAATATTgcaacaaagaatcgaggctcaaatcGAATAGACTTTCTCTTAAGTTctaatcttcattctttcaatgAGTGtttgaatcacacttagacatttcaGATTACTTCCAAACTTTGAACACAAGTTCAATTAAATTATATAGACATATGCAGAGTCTTGAAACACCAATCAAAGTCTAATAACATCAAAGCCAACACTTActaaacttatgaactcttaagttcttcaaattgccaactttggACAAATGAtgtcgaattcttctaggaacctccaacaCCAAATCCGAATATATgtaaaagttcaaaatcatcatatgaacctattgaaaccattaaAACCTAATTCGTAtttcgtttacccaaaagtcaagcCCTGgtgaactctttcaacttaatACTTCCATTTATGAACgaagtgttccaaatcacttcCAAACCTCTTGGGACCAAAATCACTCATACGCGCAAGTCAGAAAACATCAAATGGACCTATGGGAAGGTTCAAATCTCGATACGAGATGCTAGGACTCAAAATGACCTGTTGGGTTGTTACAGTAGATGTTGCTGATGCGAAAATGTGATCACACGTGCAACACGGCAGAAGCAACAAAATTGTCTGAAGATGCAATCCATCATCGGTGCAAATATCGCATATACTACAAGGGTTTCTCAGGTGCAACCGCTGCATCTACGACCCACCCTTCATAGGTGTGACCAGCGTCCAAAGCTGAGCTCCTCGTAGATGCGCAACAACAACCTCGCACATGCGCACCTAGAATCACATGTGCAATCGTGTGCTAGGATATCCCTTTTCTCACAGATGCGAGCCGATACCCACAGGTGTAACCTCGCACCTACTCAGCTAGCACTGGAGGTGTGATAACAATAGTACCAACAACTGCAAACACATGGAAAATAGTCCAAAACTAATtcaaaactcacccaagcccctcatAAACCCGTCCACTCATCCCAATAAGTCTATATACCTAACAGAAACTTGCTCGAGGacttaaaacaccaaaaataacatcaaatccaagaatcaaacatcaaaattaaaggatcttaaatatttttaagttcaaatttctagctttcgACTAGAAGTGCCAAAACAACCTTAGGTCACCCGAGACACGGACCATACATATATACAAGTCTAAAACTATCATACAAACCTAACGAAACCCTCGGATCACCGATCAAAAATCATTTGCTAAGAATGTTGACCTTGGTCAATTATaataacttaaagcttctaaaatgagaattacTCTTCCAAAACACTCCCGAATTCTCACAGAGATCAAAACCAACCATGCACATAAGTCATATAACATGAAATAACCCTACTCAAGGTCACAAACATGTAAACGgtatgctagaactcaaaacggcCGATCGGgccgttatattctccacctctaaaagaaacgtctGCCCTCTAATGGACATAGAAATGTACCTGAACTGGCAATCAAATGTAATATGCTCCTCATATCAGACTCAGTCTCCtaagtttcttctttaattagtTGCCCCCTCCAAAGCATTTTCGCAGAATAAATCTCCTTAGATCTCAACTTTTGGACCTGCCTGCCCAAAATAGCTACCGACTCTTCTTTATAGGTCAAATTCTCATTAAGATGCACTGtaccaaagtccaaaacatacAATTTGTCTTCGTGATACTTCCGAAGAGTAGAAACATAAAAGACCGAATGAACTCCGGACAAGCTGAGTGGCaaagcaagcctgtaagccacctcaccgAACACACGTTAAAACCTCAAACGGGCCAATGAACTTCAGATTCAACTTGCCTTTATTTCAAAATCCCATCGCGCCCTTCATAGGTGAGACCTTCTAGAGTAGCTTTCGACCTCCATAAATGCCATATCATAGACCTtttatcagcataactcttttgcctggactgagctgtgtgaagtcgctcctgtatcaacttcaccttctctaaTGCATCACAAACCAAATCtatacccaacaacctagcctctccaggctcaaaccaaccaggAGAATGACACTGCATACCATACAAAGCTTCATATGGATTCATCTCAATAcaggactgataactgttgttataagcaaactccgccaaaggtaagaattgatcccaatgacctccaaagtcaatcacacaaaCTCTTAACacatcctcaagaatctgaatagtcCACTTGAACTAACCATCTATTTGTGGGTGAAAAGCTCTGCTAAGCTCTACCTATGTACCCAACTCCCACTGAATAACTCTCCAAAAGTgagatgtaaactgagtgccacagtctgaaatgatagaaatgggcacACCATGCAAGAGAACAATATCCCTGATATAAATCTGGGACAACCTTTCCGAAGTATAAATAGTCATCATCGGTATGAAGTGCACATACTTGTTCATTcgatcaacaatgacccaaacaatatcaaacttaTTCAAGGTACGTGGTAAGCCTGctgcaaagtccatagtgatatgctcccactttcactctggtATAACCATCTTATGAATTAAACCATCCGGTTTCTAGTattcatacttaacttgctggcaatgcAAACACCGTAAAACACGCCCATCAATGTCCTCCTTCATTTTCCGCTACTAGTGATGCCGCTTTAAGTCAcaatacatctttgtggcacttagatgaatagaataccgtgaactatgagcctcttgaagaatcaactccctcaagccatcaacattaagaACAAAAATACGACCCTAAAGTCGCATAACACCATAATCTCAAATCACAACCTTTTTCGCGCGGCCTCGCTGCACCATGTCCTTCAACACCAATGAATGCAGATCTTCACACTATTGATCCTTGATGTACTCAAGTAAGGACGACTGTgcaacaacacaagcaagaactctactaggctcagaaatatccaatctcataaatctattggccaaagcctggacatccatagccaaaggcctcccctcagctggaatatattccaaactacccatgctcaccacctttctactcaagccATCTACTACCACATCCGCCTTACTCagatgatacaatatagtgatatcatagtatttcaacaactccaaccacctccgcttcCTCAAATTTAAATCATTCTCTTTGAAAAAGTGTTGTCAATTctaatgatcagtgtaaacctcacatcaTACGCTGTACAAGTAacacctccaaatcttaagtgcatgcgtaatagctgccaactccaaatcatgatctggataattcttctcataagtCTTCAATTGCCGAGATGCGTAAGCAATCACCTTaacatcctgcatcaacaccgcacctaGGCCAATGCATGAAGCATCAAATACACTGTGTAGGGCCTTGAACCAGTGGAcaacaccaatactagggctATAGTCAAAGTAACCTTGAGCTTCCAATAACCCTCCTCATATTCACCAGACCATCTAAAATGGGCACCTTTCAGAgttaatttagtcaatggagtCGTGGTAGATGAGAATCCTTCTACAAAACAATGATAGtagcctgccaaacccaaaaaactctgaatctccatatttgaagtaggtctaggccaattctgaaccacctcaatcttcttgggatcaactttaataccatcACTAGACACAACATGACCCATTAATGTAACTGAATCCAACTAGAACTCACACTAGAAAACTTGGCACAAAGATTCCTATCCTTCAAAGTTTAGAGTATTACTCTCAAGTGCTGCTTATGCTCTTCCTTACTACGAAAGTAAactaagatgtcatcaatgaatacaatcacgaAAGATTCCAAATAATgcttgaacacctggttcatcaaatccattaaAGCTATTTGAGCGTTAGTCAAACCAAACaatatcaccaagaactcataatgaatACAACGAGAccaaaaagttgtcttagggatatcCAATGACCTAATCTCCACCTGATGATAACTCAAtattaaatcaatcttggagaacaccttggcaccctgaagctgatcaaacaaatcaccAATACgaggcagtggatacttgttcttgatgctTGTTCAACTGTCAATAGTCAATGCACAtactcatagaaccatccttcttcttcacaaataacactgcaCCCTAAGAAGAAAAActcggtctaatgaatcctttatcaagaaAATCCCTCAACTACTCATTCAACTCTTTTAACTCAGTtagagccatacggtatggcgaaATTGATATGGGTTGAGTGGCCGAAACCAAGTCAATACGAAAaataatatccctatcgggtggcatgccctaTAAATCTATAGGAAATTCCCTCTGGAAACTCCCTCACACCGTTATCGAATCCGTAGAAGGAACTGCCGCACTCGAAAATCGAACCAATGCCAAATACGCTAAaaatcccttctcaaccatactcTAAGCCTTCAAAAATGAAATTAGTCTGCTCGAGGAATGACCAAGGGGTCCCTCTACGCTCTAGTCTAGGAAACCCTGGCATAGCTAAAGTCACAGTCATGGAGTGACAATCTAAGATAGCATGATACGAGGACAACCAGTCTATACCTAGAATCACCTTAAAATTCAGCATTTCCAACAACAAAAGATTGACCATCATATCATAACCATTAATAGTTATCACACAAGATTGGTACACCCGGTCAACTACAATAGTGTCCGCCACCGATGTAGACGCAAAAataagaatatcaagagaatcacgagacatacTCAAGTGtgatgcaaaatatgaggacacATACTAATAAGTAGAACTCGGATCAAACAATACTGAAGTATACCTATGATAGACTAAGATAATACCTATAATGACTGTATTGGACAACTCCGCCTTAGGCCTACCAGGACATGCATGACAACGAGCCTAACCCCTACCAACCTAGCCTCCTCCCCTAGGATGACCTCTAAAtggttgacctccacctctagctagctgaCCCTACCCCTAGCTAGCTAGCTGGGAAGTATGAAAATTGGTTCTAGAACCATATCCTGAGTACCAATCCATAATCTGGGGCAATGCCTCTTGATATAACCTACATCtccgcactcaaagcaaccttTCGGCAGACGTGGCTGCGGAATCTGAAATTGGCTCTGATGACTTGGATGACTACTAAGAAACTCTATATTAATGGTGCACTGATGGGAATATAAGCCGGAAACACACTGTATGATGTTTGCCCTGAGTGAGAACCATAAGTACTATGGCTTCTTGAAGTACCACAGGAAACCTCAAGTGCTGACTAAACTGGACCGATAGCATGACCTCTACCGAAATGACCTTTGCCTTTGGATGAGGtaccactaaaaccaccaaaaCGAGTAGGCCTCTTATCACTCGTCGCATCTCTCCCCTAGCCATAAATGCTCTCAAtcctcctagcaatctccaccACCTGAGTGAATGTAGTCTAAAACTCGGACTCCCTAGCCATTTGATGTCTAATTCCATAAGTAAGCCCCTCGATGAACCTCTTTACTTTGTTTCTCTCTGTAGGGAACATGACAACTGCATGGCGAGACAAATGAACAAACCCCTTCTTGTACTAGGTGACTATCATACCATCCTACTGTAGATGGTCAGACTGACAGCATAGATCATCCCTCTAAGTGAGTGGAATAAAATTCTCCAAGAAAAGATGTGAAAGCTGAGCCCAAGTAAACAGAGGTGACCCTGCTAGTCTGCCCCTGCTCTTAGGTCTGCCACCATCTCTTGGCCAATCCCTACATTTAGAAGACAGTAAAGTCAACCCCCAATGGATTCTACCCCCAAGTTGCATAAAATCTCATGGCATCTATATATGaattcctgagcatcctctgaatgTATACTACTGAAATAAAGAGGGGGCAATTTGTGAAACTTGCCGATCCTCTTCAGCTCATCGGCAGACATCGCGAGCCTAACCACAAGTTGAGCTGCAGCCTAAGAAGTCAATGGGGTCCGGACTCCCCCTCCTATATAAGAAGTCGTTAGGGCCACTGGAACTAGGGGTGT is drawn from Nicotiana tomentosiformis chromosome 12, ASM39032v3, whole genome shotgun sequence and contains these coding sequences:
- the LOC138902929 gene encoding uncharacterized protein, whose translation is MGHVVSSDGIKVDPKKIEVVQNWPRPTSNMEIQSFLGLAGYYHCFVEGFSSTTTPLTKLTLKGAHFRWSGEYEEGYWKLKDVKVIAYASRQLKTYEKNYPDHDLELAAITHALKIWRCYLYSTVALSLHLTFGELFSGSWILEDVLRVCVIDFGGHWDQFLPLAEFAYNNSYQSCIEMNPYEALYGMQCHSPGWFEPGEARLLGIDLVCDALEKVKLIQERLHTAQSRQKSYADKRSMIWHLWRSKATLEGLTYEGRDGILK